The Microlunatus antarcticus genome window below encodes:
- a CDS encoding EthD domain-containing protein — MSNSTPPDHAGRDRTTAISSYTTVLGRLSLAEEDFRAYWRDVHGPLCSRVPGLGWYVQHHFARHHDAHLWPGPEGADRLAGYDLDGAVEIGWADAAAQATFQEASSILFSDEQNVFSETAAYPLPAGSTTLLDRNPDATPNGADPYDRQHVHLGVRPGARDDVVELLSRGLTELAARTADLVTARIHPLEPHDNSTPNPPAPGVAHTVVGERVELVVLEVAFTDALARRRALADGPLAEANAALGGLVSHVTPFAVSSVCTFVRDGALTDAGLRGSRVAELITALAATNQVGDDVRHLMRTGRLAG, encoded by the coding sequence GTGAGCAACTCGACACCGCCCGACCACGCCGGCCGGGACCGCACCACCGCGATCAGCTCGTACACGACCGTGCTCGGCCGGCTGAGCCTGGCGGAGGAGGACTTCCGCGCCTACTGGCGCGACGTCCACGGACCCCTCTGCTCCCGGGTGCCCGGGCTCGGCTGGTACGTGCAGCATCACTTCGCCCGCCACCACGACGCGCACCTGTGGCCCGGCCCGGAGGGTGCCGACCGGCTGGCCGGCTACGACCTCGACGGGGCCGTGGAGATCGGCTGGGCGGACGCCGCCGCGCAGGCCACGTTCCAGGAGGCGTCGAGCATCCTCTTCTCCGACGAGCAGAACGTCTTCTCCGAGACCGCCGCCTATCCGCTGCCGGCCGGGTCGACCACGCTGCTCGACCGCAACCCCGACGCGACGCCGAACGGGGCGGACCCGTACGACCGCCAGCACGTCCACCTCGGTGTGCGTCCCGGGGCGAGGGACGACGTGGTCGAGCTGCTGAGCCGCGGGCTCACGGAGCTGGCCGCACGGACGGCCGACCTGGTCACGGCCCGGATCCACCCGCTCGAGCCGCACGACAACAGCACGCCCAACCCGCCGGCGCCGGGGGTCGCGCACACGGTCGTCGGCGAGCGGGTGGAGCTGGTCGTGCTCGAGGTCGCGTTCACCGACGCTCTCGCGCGCCGCCGGGCGCTGGCGGACGGACCGCTCGCCGAGGCCAACGCGGCTCTGGGCGGCCTCGTCAGCCACGTCACCCCGTTCGCGGTGAGCAGCGTCTGCACGTTCGTCCGCGACGGGGCGCTGACCGACGCGGGGCTGCGCGGCAGCCGGGTCGCGGAGCTGATCACCGCACTCGCCGCCACCAACCAGGTGGGCGACGACGTCCGGCACCTGATGCGGACCGGACGGCTCGCGGGCTAG
- a CDS encoding DUF5914 domain-containing protein: MTLEADRPRASRARRSAPTPAAVPVAGRPRPRVPIERVPQPREDKMSETWRLARPSRIGASLELAQQRNAGGWFVAGVSGDVGRTESTTRTIAGREVVLWRDERGELVAGPGSCPHLGALMDRCPVIDGTMYCRWHGLALTREGDRTWSPYRTHDDGVLIWVGLPTAGEPPTDRPALPVRPPARGSVAAVIAEPAVCEPQDVIANRLDPWHGAWFHPYAFSHLVVDDAASTPDRLVTDVTFRLNKTWGVPVQAVFTCPDSRTIVMTITDGEGEGSVVETHATPLGVDAEGRPLTMITEATIAYSDRPGFKIASALSPLLIPMIKRTTRLLWMDDRDYAERRYELRRRGEFPG, from the coding sequence GTGACCCTCGAGGCCGACCGTCCGCGGGCGAGCCGCGCCCGCCGCAGCGCGCCGACGCCGGCCGCGGTGCCCGTCGCCGGGCGCCCCCGGCCGCGGGTCCCCATCGAGCGGGTCCCGCAGCCGCGCGAGGACAAGATGAGCGAGACGTGGCGGCTGGCCCGCCCCTCGCGCATCGGTGCCTCGCTCGAGCTGGCCCAGCAGCGCAACGCCGGCGGCTGGTTCGTGGCCGGCGTCAGCGGCGACGTGGGCCGGACCGAGTCGACCACCCGCACCATCGCGGGCCGCGAGGTCGTCCTCTGGCGCGACGAGCGCGGTGAGCTGGTCGCGGGGCCGGGCTCCTGCCCGCACCTCGGTGCCCTGATGGACCGTTGCCCGGTGATCGACGGCACGATGTACTGCCGCTGGCACGGGCTCGCACTGACCCGCGAGGGCGACCGCACCTGGAGCCCGTACCGGACCCACGACGACGGCGTCCTCATCTGGGTCGGGCTGCCGACCGCCGGCGAGCCCCCGACCGACCGCCCCGCGCTGCCGGTCCGACCGCCCGCCCGCGGCTCGGTGGCCGCGGTGATCGCGGAGCCCGCCGTGTGCGAGCCGCAGGACGTCATCGCCAACCGGCTGGACCCCTGGCACGGGGCGTGGTTCCACCCGTACGCCTTCAGCCACCTCGTCGTCGACGACGCGGCGAGCACGCCCGACCGGCTCGTCACGGACGTGACCTTCCGGCTGAACAAGACCTGGGGCGTGCCGGTGCAGGCCGTCTTCACGTGCCCCGACTCGCGGACCATCGTCATGACGATCACCGACGGCGAGGGCGAGGGCAGCGTCGTCGAGACGCACGCCACCCCGCTCGGCGTCGACGCCGAGGGGCGCCCACTGACCATGATCACCGAGGCGACGATCGCGTACTCCGACCGACCCGGCTTCAAGATCGCCAGCGCGCTCTCGCCGCTGCTGATCCCGATGATCAAGCGCACCACGCGGCTGCTGTGGATGGACGACCGCGACTACGCCGAGCGGCGCTACGAGCTGCGCCGCCGCGGCGAGTTCCCGGGCTGA
- a CDS encoding phytoene/squalene synthase family protein, with protein MSSTPVELAVPVDGSAEAAKLAAGYAECGRLTKRHGTTYYWGAALLPRERRRHVYAVYALCRLADDIVDLPQEEGPDPDSRRPVPVEGYPETAARLEAFAQAFRVAIATGSSDDPVMAAIAHSVRLCAIDPECFDRFFAAMAMDLTTTTYERWEDLLGYMEGSAAVIGEMMLPVLRPTSPAAKDPARSLGFAFQLTNFLRDVDEDLDRGRVYVPQEDLRRFGVDLLAPGGRTVTPEWRACLAFQIARNRELYAHADTGIALLPPRSARCVGAARVLYARILDRIERAGYDVFSDRVRVPTWRKALTTARILVLGPRRIQTRGELA; from the coding sequence ATGAGCTCCACTCCGGTCGAGCTTGCCGTCCCCGTCGACGGGTCCGCCGAGGCCGCGAAGCTCGCGGCCGGCTACGCGGAGTGCGGGCGGCTGACGAAGCGGCACGGCACGACCTACTACTGGGGCGCGGCGCTGCTGCCCAGGGAACGTCGCCGGCACGTGTACGCGGTCTACGCCCTGTGCCGGCTGGCCGACGACATCGTCGACCTGCCGCAGGAGGAAGGTCCCGACCCGGACTCGCGTCGTCCCGTGCCCGTCGAGGGCTACCCCGAGACGGCCGCCCGGCTCGAGGCCTTCGCGCAGGCGTTCCGCGTCGCGATCGCCACGGGTTCCAGCGACGACCCCGTGATGGCGGCGATCGCGCACAGCGTCCGGCTCTGCGCCATCGACCCCGAGTGCTTCGACCGGTTCTTCGCCGCGATGGCGATGGACCTGACGACGACCACGTACGAGAGGTGGGAGGACCTGCTCGGCTACATGGAGGGCTCGGCGGCCGTGATCGGGGAGATGATGCTCCCCGTCCTGCGTCCGACCTCCCCCGCGGCCAAGGATCCGGCGCGCTCGCTCGGCTTCGCCTTCCAGCTGACCAACTTCCTGCGCGACGTCGACGAGGACCTCGACCGGGGTCGGGTCTACGTCCCGCAGGAGGACCTGCGGCGCTTCGGGGTGGATCTTCTCGCCCCGGGTGGCCGGACGGTGACGCCGGAGTGGCGGGCCTGCCTGGCCTTCCAGATCGCGCGCAACCGCGAGCTGTACGCCCACGCCGACACCGGCATCGCGCTGCTCCCGCCCCGTTCCGCGCGCTGCGTCGGGGCCGCCCGGGTCCTCTACGCGCGCATCCTCGACCGGATCGAGCGGGCCGGGTACGACGTGTTCAGCGACCGCGTCCGCGTGCCGACCTGGCGCAAGGCGCTGACGACCGCGCGCATCCTGGTCCTCGGACCCCGGCGGATCCAGACCCGAGGGGAGCTGGCGTGA
- the crtI gene encoding phytoene desaturase family protein, translating into MSPVIVIGAGLAGLAAACHLTGAGYEVTVVERASGPGGRSGQLQLGGFSFDTGPKVLTMPDLISDALRAAGSDLSALGPLKRLDPAYRARYADGSTIMVKGDRESMRQEIADTCGSVDAAAFEEFVTWLRKLYLAEMPHYIDANFDSPLDLLRSPRAAAQLVRLGAFRKLGDAVRSFFHDPRLVKLFSFQAMYAGLAPEKALAIYAVITYMDSIEGVYFPEGGMHAVPQALAAAAEKNGADLRYDSTVESVLRSPSGRVAGVRLSGGETLRADAVVCTLDTPVAYEQLLPDLRPPRAARPGQGDYSPSAVVWHVGVRGMPPAEAAHHNIHFGEQWDESFEALLERGTLMPDPSRLVSVHSLDAPDQAPEGCSSLYVLEPVPNLDTGRIDWKQEAPRMRDRLHGFLGQNGYPDDVVVEELLTPLEWQEQGMAAGTPFALAHTFAQTGPFRPPNVEKRLPGMFFAGSGTVPGVGVPMVLISGKLAAKRVADYLPGGRR; encoded by the coding sequence TTGAGTCCCGTCATCGTCATCGGGGCGGGCCTCGCCGGCCTCGCTGCGGCCTGCCACCTCACGGGTGCCGGGTACGAGGTCACCGTCGTCGAACGGGCGTCCGGCCCCGGCGGCCGCAGCGGACAGCTGCAGCTCGGGGGCTTCTCCTTCGACACGGGCCCGAAGGTCCTGACCATGCCCGACCTGATCTCGGACGCCCTGCGCGCCGCCGGGTCGGACCTGTCCGCGCTCGGTCCGCTCAAGCGCCTCGACCCCGCCTACCGCGCCCGCTACGCCGACGGCAGCACGATCATGGTCAAGGGCGACCGCGAGTCGATGCGCCAGGAGATCGCGGACACCTGCGGCAGCGTGGACGCGGCCGCGTTCGAGGAGTTCGTGACGTGGCTCCGCAAGCTCTACCTCGCCGAGATGCCGCACTACATCGACGCGAACTTCGACTCCCCGCTCGACCTGCTCCGCAGCCCGCGGGCGGCCGCGCAGCTGGTGCGGCTCGGCGCGTTCCGCAAGCTCGGTGACGCCGTCCGCTCGTTCTTCCACGACCCCCGCCTGGTCAAGCTCTTCAGCTTCCAGGCCATGTACGCCGGGCTCGCCCCCGAGAAGGCGCTCGCGATCTACGCCGTGATCACCTACATGGACAGCATCGAGGGCGTCTACTTCCCCGAGGGCGGCATGCACGCCGTCCCGCAGGCCCTGGCGGCCGCGGCGGAGAAGAACGGCGCGGACCTGCGGTACGACTCCACGGTGGAGTCGGTGCTCCGCTCCCCCAGCGGCCGGGTGGCCGGCGTCCGGCTCAGCGGCGGCGAGACGCTGCGCGCCGACGCCGTCGTGTGCACGCTCGACACCCCGGTCGCGTACGAGCAGCTGCTCCCCGACCTGCGCCCGCCGCGGGCCGCGCGTCCCGGCCAGGGCGACTACTCCCCCTCCGCGGTCGTCTGGCACGTCGGCGTCCGCGGGATGCCGCCGGCCGAGGCCGCGCACCACAACATCCACTTCGGCGAGCAGTGGGACGAGTCCTTCGAGGCGCTGCTCGAGCGCGGCACGCTGATGCCCGACCCGTCGCGGCTGGTCTCGGTGCACTCGCTCGACGCCCCCGACCAGGCCCCCGAGGGCTGCTCGTCGCTCTACGTCCTCGAGCCGGTCCCGAACCTCGACACCGGCCGGATCGACTGGAAGCAGGAGGCACCGCGCATGCGCGACCGTCTGCACGGCTTCCTGGGCCAGAACGGCTACCCCGACGACGTCGTCGTCGAGGAGCTCCTGACGCCGCTCGAGTGGCAGGAGCAGGGCATGGCCGCGGGCACGCCCTTCGCGCTGGCCCACACGTTCGCCCAGACCGGGCCGTTCCGCCCGCCGAACGTCGAGAAGCGCCTCCCGGGGATGTTCTTCGCCGGCTCGGGCACGGTCCCCGGCGTGGGGGTCCCGATGGTCCTGATCTCGGGCAAGCTCGCCGCGAAGCGGGTGGCGGACTACCTGCCCGGCGGGCGCCGATGA
- a CDS encoding polyprenyl synthetase family protein → MTASTSPRRPAADPGPDGPRTGDRTVRTLPPASTTALTHEYLVAVDSALRAAITALVHTWRVELASPLGPGSPAAPPADILLDHDLPEMLQALNGTGGKRIRPSMTYWGWVAAGGRRDDRGEADVVRAGAALELLHIFALIHDDVMDESDSRRGQPSVHTLAAQLHLHAGARGDARHFGESIAVLVGDLAHAEADHLVTELPRAMRQIWRLLVVELVHGQSRDLTGSAAGRRDLDHARRVARMKSGRYTVQRPLELGAAAAGAPDEVRDALMDYGEEVGEAFALRDDLLGVWGDPRSTGKPAGDDLISGKPTVIMALADERLQGGARRTLRRVGTPELSPADVSLLQTALAEQGVVEAVEARISEHVRAAGAALDRTALDPAGVAGLTGMAHLVAWRDR, encoded by the coding sequence GTGACCGCCTCCACCAGCCCGCGTCGCCCCGCCGCCGACCCGGGCCCCGACGGCCCACGGACGGGCGACCGCACCGTCCGCACGCTGCCGCCCGCGTCGACGACGGCCCTGACCCACGAGTACCTCGTCGCGGTCGACAGCGCGCTGCGCGCCGCCATCACGGCGCTGGTCCACACCTGGCGCGTCGAGCTCGCCTCGCCCCTGGGGCCGGGGAGCCCGGCGGCGCCGCCGGCCGACATCCTGCTCGACCACGACCTCCCCGAGATGCTGCAGGCGCTGAACGGCACCGGGGGCAAGCGGATCCGGCCGAGCATGACCTACTGGGGCTGGGTGGCCGCCGGTGGACGGCGTGACGACCGGGGCGAGGCGGACGTCGTCCGGGCCGGTGCCGCGCTGGAGCTGCTCCACATCTTCGCGCTGATCCACGACGACGTGATGGACGAGTCCGACTCGCGCCGCGGGCAGCCCTCCGTGCACACGCTCGCCGCGCAGCTGCACCTGCACGCGGGGGCCCGAGGGGACGCACGCCACTTCGGGGAGTCCATCGCCGTGCTCGTCGGCGACCTCGCCCACGCGGAAGCGGACCACCTGGTCACCGAGCTCCCGCGGGCCATGCGCCAGATCTGGCGCCTGCTGGTCGTCGAGCTCGTGCACGGGCAGAGCCGCGACCTCACCGGCAGCGCCGCGGGTCGGCGCGACCTCGACCACGCCCGTCGGGTCGCCCGGATGAAGTCCGGCCGCTACACCGTGCAGCGTCCGCTCGAGCTCGGCGCGGCCGCGGCGGGCGCACCGGACGAGGTGCGCGACGCGCTGATGGACTACGGCGAGGAGGTCGGCGAGGCCTTCGCGCTGCGCGACGACCTGCTCGGCGTCTGGGGCGACCCGCGCTCGACCGGCAAGCCGGCGGGCGACGACCTGATCAGCGGCAAGCCGACGGTCATCATGGCGCTCGCCGACGAACGGCTGCAGGGCGGCGCGCGGCGCACGCTGCGCCGGGTGGGCACCCCGGAGCTGAGCCCGGCCGACGTGAGCCTGCTGCAGACCGCGCTGGCCGAGCAGGGCGTGGTCGAGGCCGTGGAGGCCCGCATCAGCGAGCACGTGCGCGCGGCCGGTGCCGCCCTGGACCGGACCGCGCTCGACCCGGCCGGGGTCGCGGGCCTGACCGGCATGGCCCACCTCGTCGCCTGGAGAGACCGCTGA
- the idi gene encoding isopentenyl-diphosphate Delta-isomerase, with protein MVATTAHPPLHAGDDVVLVDADGTPVGTAPRTTVHDTETPLHLAFSCYVTDGAGQVLLTRRALSKRTWPGVWTNSCCGHPRPGEEPTDAVRRRLDDELGLEVGAVRSALPDFAYRAVDASGVVENEVCPVFVAQTHAGSRVSPNASEVMEWRWVPWTSLASAVTATPFAFSPWAALQVPLLDQQPSVWV; from the coding sequence ATGGTCGCGACCACAGCCCACCCCCCGCTGCACGCCGGCGACGACGTCGTCCTCGTCGACGCGGACGGGACCCCCGTCGGCACGGCGCCCCGCACGACCGTCCACGACACCGAGACCCCGCTGCACCTCGCCTTCTCCTGCTACGTCACCGACGGGGCCGGGCAGGTGCTGCTGACGCGCCGCGCGCTGAGCAAGCGCACGTGGCCCGGGGTGTGGACGAACAGCTGCTGCGGCCACCCCCGCCCGGGCGAGGAGCCGACCGACGCCGTCCGCCGCCGCCTCGACGACGAGCTCGGGCTCGAGGTGGGTGCCGTCCGCAGCGCGCTCCCCGACTTCGCCTACCGCGCCGTCGACGCCAGCGGGGTCGTGGAGAACGAGGTGTGCCCGGTGTTCGTGGCGCAGACGCACGCGGGCTCGCGCGTGTCCCCGAACGCCTCGGAGGTCATGGAGTGGCGGTGGGTGCCGTGGACGTCGCTCGCCTCGGCGGTGACGGCGACCCCGTTCGCCTTCAGCCCGTGGGCGGCCCTCCAGGTCCCCTTGCTCGACCAGCAGCCGTCGGTCTGGGTATGA
- a CDS encoding DUF1972 domain-containing protein, with translation MVGTRGVPARYGGFETCVEEVGRRLVEAGHEVVVYCRPPEGEKAGDQPDEYLGMQLVHLPAVRHRVLETLSHTAVSMMHRSISEADVAIVFNAGNAPLIPVLRAHGIPVATHVDGLEWRRSKWSKVGRRYYRAVEALAVRWSDALIADAVGIADYYRTEFAAPTELIAYGAPILTDPGHDRIGELGLEPKGYHLVVARFEPENHVLEIVRGHVASNAELPLVVVGSSPYGEDYTAEIEAAANDNVRLLGAVWDQTQLDQLYANALSYVHGHSVGGTNPSLLRATGAGAYVIAYDCIFNREVLNGDGDYFSSPEELAALLEASEREPEQAVALGSFAREAIRRYDWDDVARRYEALCARLVAGPRAKRRPSGRRVGTWDETVTGFDAAGPAVAFREVGDPQQADQHGRADARV, from the coding sequence ATGGTCGGCACACGCGGCGTCCCCGCGCGGTACGGCGGCTTCGAGACCTGCGTCGAGGAGGTGGGCCGCCGGCTGGTCGAGGCAGGCCACGAGGTCGTCGTCTACTGCCGTCCCCCCGAGGGCGAGAAGGCCGGGGACCAGCCCGACGAGTACCTGGGCATGCAGCTCGTGCACCTGCCCGCCGTGCGGCACCGGGTCCTGGAGACCCTGTCCCACACCGCCGTGTCGATGATGCACCGCTCGATCTCCGAGGCCGACGTGGCGATCGTCTTCAACGCCGGCAACGCCCCGCTCATCCCCGTCCTGCGCGCGCACGGCATCCCGGTCGCGACCCACGTCGACGGCCTGGAGTGGCGCCGCAGCAAGTGGAGCAAGGTCGGGCGCCGCTACTACCGCGCCGTCGAGGCGCTCGCCGTGCGCTGGTCCGACGCCCTGATCGCCGACGCGGTGGGCATCGCCGACTACTACCGCACGGAGTTCGCCGCGCCGACCGAGCTGATCGCGTACGGCGCCCCGATCCTCACGGACCCGGGTCACGACCGCATCGGCGAGCTCGGGCTGGAGCCCAAGGGCTACCACCTCGTGGTCGCGCGCTTCGAGCCGGAGAACCACGTCCTCGAGATCGTCCGCGGCCACGTGGCCAGCAACGCCGAGCTCCCGCTCGTCGTCGTGGGCTCCTCCCCGTACGGCGAGGACTACACCGCCGAGATCGAGGCCGCGGCGAACGACAACGTCCGCCTGCTCGGCGCGGTCTGGGACCAGACCCAGCTCGACCAGCTCTACGCGAACGCCCTGAGCTACGTCCACGGCCACTCCGTCGGCGGCACCAACCCCTCGCTGCTGCGCGCGACCGGGGCCGGGGCGTACGTCATCGCCTACGACTGCATCTTCAACCGCGAGGTCCTGAACGGCGACGGCGACTACTTCTCCTCGCCCGAGGAGCTGGCGGCCCTGCTGGAGGCCAGCGAGCGCGAGCCCGAGCAGGCGGTCGCCCTCGGGTCGTTCGCCCGCGAGGCCATCCGCCGCTACGACTGGGACGACGTCGCCCGCCGCTACGAGGCGCTGTGCGCCCGGCTCGTCGCCGGTCCCCGCGCCAAGCGCCGCCCGAGCGGTCGCCGGGTCGGGACCTGGGACGAGACGGTCACCGGCTTCGACGCGGCCGGTCCGGCCGTCGCCTTCCGCGAGGTCGGCGACCCGCAGCAGGCCGACCAGCACGGGCGGGCCGACGCGCGCGTCTGA
- a CDS encoding glycosyltransferase family 4 protein — protein MPAPLHPTERRGPLVFVHPSDELYGADRMLLEMVEAARADPRVPGLEVWLPTDLEHPAPELSLCRVLEQRGVTVRHLDVPVLRRAYRTPAGLARLLGRGARLLAELRRVRASTVYCTSSATLLAAPVARLARVPRVLGHVQEIWTRADLAALTGPALACGRLVAISSAAAGSLPATLLGRTVVVPNGTPDPGPPVPLAGRSGGLRFVVASRWNGWKGHRTLLAAWDAAQVAGTLTVLGGPPASGERTDVPGLVAALAHPDSVEVVGEVPDPSPYLEAADVVVVPSDRPEPFGLVAIEALARARPVVASAGGGLVDIVTPEVDGWLFPPGDVAALAAVLRRLDRAGVTAAGVRARETYEARFTEREFAERWRAVVLGEA, from the coding sequence ATGCCCGCACCGCTGCACCCGACCGAGCGGCGCGGTCCGCTCGTCTTCGTCCACCCCAGCGACGAGCTCTACGGGGCCGACCGGATGCTGCTGGAGATGGTCGAGGCCGCCCGCGCCGACCCGCGCGTCCCGGGGCTGGAGGTCTGGCTCCCCACCGACCTCGAGCACCCTGCGCCCGAGCTCTCCCTGTGCCGCGTGCTCGAGCAGCGCGGCGTGACCGTGCGCCACCTCGACGTGCCGGTCCTGCGCCGGGCGTACCGGACGCCGGCCGGGCTCGCCCGCCTCCTCGGCCGCGGGGCCCGGCTGCTCGCCGAGCTGCGCCGCGTCCGCGCCTCGACCGTCTACTGCACCTCGAGCGCCACCCTGCTGGCCGCCCCGGTCGCCCGCCTGGCCCGCGTGCCCCGGGTGCTCGGTCACGTGCAGGAGATCTGGACGCGGGCCGACCTCGCCGCCCTCACCGGACCGGCCCTCGCCTGCGGCCGGCTGGTCGCGATCTCGAGCGCGGCCGCCGGGTCGCTGCCCGCCACCCTGCTCGGGCGCACGGTCGTCGTGCCGAACGGGACGCCCGACCCCGGGCCGCCCGTCCCGCTGGCCGGCCGGAGCGGCGGGCTGCGCTTCGTCGTGGCCAGCCGGTGGAACGGGTGGAAGGGCCACCGCACCCTGCTGGCCGCCTGGGACGCGGCGCAGGTGGCGGGGACGCTGACCGTGCTCGGCGGCCCGCCGGCCAGCGGCGAGCGCACCGACGTCCCGGGGCTCGTCGCCGCACTGGCCCACCCGGACAGCGTCGAGGTCGTCGGCGAGGTGCCCGACCCGTCGCCCTACCTCGAGGCCGCCGACGTCGTCGTGGTCCCCTCCGACCGGCCCGAGCCCTTCGGCCTGGTGGCGATCGAGGCGCTCGCCCGGGCCCGTCCGGTCGTCGCGAGCGCCGGCGGCGGGCTGGTCGACATCGTCACGCCCGAGGTGGACGGCTGGCTCTTCCCGCCGGGCGACGTGGCCGCGCTCGCGGCGGTGCTCCGCCGGCTCGACCGGGCCGGGGTGACGGCTGCGGGCGTACGGGCGCGGGAGACCTACGAGGCGCGCTTCACCGAGCGCGAGTTCGCGGAGCGCTGGCGCGCGGTGGTGCTGGGCGAGGCCTAG
- a CDS encoding CDP-alcohol phosphatidyltransferase family protein: protein MPSDSTTDTRPGFRDAMTRLRGAQKSARGGPPYSIFVNRPMGRVLAALAFRAGLTPNQVTALSAVATFVGVGLLAAAPASYVTGVAVCLLLVLGYALDSADGQLARLRGGGSLQGEWLDHTVDSLKVVVVHLAVLVTFYLHLDLAIGWLLVPLAFAVASSVHFFGMILVDLLGRATRAELALAAPLKTAPGASTALLKLPTDYGVFCLATVLLGAHTLFLGVYTLLAAATVGYTLLVVAKWRRDVIALDVLRTGARTNAAPEGHRR, encoded by the coding sequence ATGCCCAGCGACAGCACGACGGACACGCGACCGGGGTTCCGTGACGCGATGACCCGGCTGCGCGGTGCGCAGAAGAGCGCGCGCGGCGGACCGCCGTACTCGATCTTCGTCAACCGCCCGATGGGACGGGTGCTGGCCGCGCTGGCCTTCCGGGCCGGGCTGACCCCGAACCAGGTCACCGCGCTCAGCGCCGTGGCCACGTTCGTGGGCGTCGGTCTCCTCGCGGCCGCACCGGCCTCGTACGTCACGGGCGTCGCCGTCTGCCTGCTGCTCGTCCTGGGCTACGCGCTGGACTCCGCCGACGGCCAGCTCGCCCGGCTGCGTGGTGGCGGCAGCCTGCAGGGGGAGTGGTTGGACCACACGGTGGACTCGCTCAAGGTGGTCGTCGTCCACCTGGCCGTGCTCGTCACCTTCTACCTCCACCTCGACCTCGCGATCGGGTGGCTGCTCGTGCCGCTCGCCTTCGCCGTGGCGTCGAGCGTGCACTTCTTCGGCATGATCCTGGTCGACCTGCTGGGCCGGGCCACGCGGGCCGAGCTGGCCCTGGCGGCCCCGCTCAAGACCGCCCCGGGTGCGTCGACCGCGCTGCTCAAGCTGCCCACCGACTACGGCGTCTTCTGCCTGGCCACCGTGCTGCTGGGCGCGCACACCCTGTTCCTCGGCGTCTACACGCTGCTGGCCGCGGCGACCGTCGGCTACACGCTGCTCGTCGTGGCCAAGTGGCGGCGCGACGTGATCGCCCTCGACGTCCTCCGGACCGGGGCCCGCACGAATGCGGCGCCCGAGGGTCACCGCCGGTAG
- a CDS encoding adenylyltransferase/cytidyltransferase family protein gives MDVGRLTGAFDLLTVAQLDVIEQARGRCDRLVARVRTDEQVLRIEGLAPVMPLDERVSLVAALRVVDDVDVAADDHLVGRTERGLAYDFADASSPAEGEVLRPRPDGPVLPAVPDFLVRTDATDPGTRTGYVPGGWDMFHIGHLRILERARAQCDRLVVGVVTDEALVAAKGRPPMVPFAARAAVVAAVGLVDEVVADASSNKLLAWERVGFDVLFKGDDWRGTAKGDRLETEMAQVGVELRYFPYTPHTSSTALRSVLDAR, from the coding sequence GTGGACGTCGGACGACTGACCGGTGCGTTCGACCTGCTGACGGTCGCGCAGCTCGACGTGATCGAGCAGGCGCGCGGTCGCTGCGACCGGCTCGTGGCCCGCGTGCGCACCGACGAGCAGGTGCTCCGCATCGAGGGCCTGGCGCCGGTGATGCCCCTGGACGAGCGCGTCAGCCTGGTGGCTGCGCTGCGCGTCGTGGACGACGTGGACGTGGCGGCCGACGACCACCTCGTGGGCCGGACCGAGCGCGGGCTCGCGTACGACTTCGCCGACGCGTCCTCGCCGGCCGAGGGCGAGGTGCTCCGCCCCCGTCCCGACGGCCCCGTCCTGCCCGCCGTGCCCGACTTCCTCGTCCGCACCGACGCGACGGACCCGGGGACGCGTACGGGCTACGTGCCCGGCGGGTGGGACATGTTCCACATCGGCCACCTCCGGATCCTCGAGCGCGCCCGCGCCCAGTGCGACCGCCTGGTCGTCGGCGTCGTCACCGACGAGGCGCTCGTCGCGGCCAAGGGCCGGCCGCCGATGGTGCCGTTCGCCGCGCGCGCGGCCGTGGTCGCCGCCGTCGGCCTGGTCGACGAGGTCGTGGCCGACGCGTCGTCGAACAAGCTGCTCGCCTGGGAGCGGGTCGGCTTCGACGTCCTGTTCAAGGGCGACGACTGGCGCGGGACCGCCAAGGGCGACCGGCTGGAGACCGAGATGGCCCAGGTCGGGGTCGAGCTGCGCTACTTCCCGTACACCCCGCACACGTCCAGCACCGCCCTCCGCTCCGTTCTCGACGCCCGCTAG